A stretch of Prunus dulcis chromosome 6, ALMONDv2, whole genome shotgun sequence DNA encodes these proteins:
- the LOC117631547 gene encoding beta-1,4-xylosyltransferase IRX9, which translates to MGITERSKKRVHLWKKAVVHFALCFVMGFFTGFAPTGKASIFARPAVISTNISDHLSPRPVESPQQVAADVNRSLMAETPIVAMAAAPARPKEHTENSRFISEKEEQQEEEKEPKLTPRRFLIIVTPTSTKNKFKSVLLRRLANTIRLVPQPLLWIVVEAKTESNRVSEALRKTGIMYRHLVFKENFTDTEAEMDHQRNIALKHIEQHKLSGIVHFAGLSNVYDLGFFDQLREIEVFGTWPMALLAANREKVIIEGPVCDSSQVIGWHLKKMNNQTDPRPPIHISSFAFNSSILWDPERWGRTSSLQSSSQNSIKFVKEVVLEDETKLKGIPPEDCSKIMLWSLRFHAAGGATTTKHQINQ; encoded by the exons ATGGGGATCACGGAAAGATCAAAGAAGAGGGTCCACCTATGGAAGAAAGCTGTGGTCCATTTTGCTTTGTGTTTTGTCATGGGGTTCTTCACAGGATTTGCTCCAACGGGTAAGGCTTCGATTTTCGCTAGACCTGCTGTGATCTCCACAAATATATCAGACCACCTTTCGCCGCGGCCAGTAGAATCGCCTCAACAAGTAGCAGCAGACGTTAATAGAAGTTTGATGGCAGAGACACCAATTGTGGCAATGGCAGCTGCCCCTGCAAGGCCTAAAGAGCACACCGAAAACTCTAGATTCATATCAGAGAAAGAagaacaacaagaagaagagaaagaaccCAAGTTGACACCAAGAAGGTTCCTAATCATTGTGACTCCAACAagcacaaaaaacaaatttaaaagtgTGCTTTTGAGAAGATTGGCTAACACTATAAGATTGGTTCCCCAGCCATTGTTGTGGATTGTGGTGGAAGCAAAAACAGAATCAAATAGAGTGTCTGAAGCTCTCAGGAAAACAGGGATTATGTATAGGCATTTGGTTTTCAAGGAGAATTTCACAGACACAGAGGCGGAAATGGATCATCAGAGGAACATTGCACTTAAGCACATTGAGCAGCACAAACTTAGTGGGATTGTTCACTTTGCTGGCCTTTCTAATGTCTATGATCTTGGCTTCTTCGACCAGCTCAGAGAAATTGA GGTTTTTGGGACATGGCCCATGGCACTACTTGCAGCAAACAGAGAGAAAGTGATCATTGAAGGGCCTGTGTGTGATTCTTCACAAGTCATAGGGTGGcatttgaagaaaatgaacaaCCAAACAGATCCAAGACCTCCCATTCACATTTCAAGTTTTGCATTCAATAGTTCAATTCTTTGGGACCCTGAGAGATGGGGTCGCACTTCATCGCTTCAAAGCTCCTCTCAG AATTCAATCAAATTTGTGAAAGAAGTGGTTCTTGAAGATGAGACAAAACTGAAGGGAATCCCACCAGAAGACTGTTCCA
- the LOC117632538 gene encoding pentatricopeptide repeat-containing protein At3g53360, mitochondrial has translation MMKRFKAPLPLTFHSSQPSLPSTLLLKFKNQQCSNDYISSLCRQKLYKEALQAFEFLEGNTNFQICPSTYADLVSACSFLRSLDHGRKIHDHILASKCEPDIILYNHILNMYGKCGSVKDAGKVFDAMPERNVVSWTSLISGHSQNKQEDKAIELYFEMLRSGCRPDHFTFGSIIKACSGLGNAWLGRQVHAHVLKSETGSHSIAQNALTSMYTKFGLIADAFDVFSHVQTKDLISWGSMIAGFSQLGYDKESLGHFKEMLCEGAYQPNEFIFGSAFSACSSLLQPEYGKQMHGMCIKFGLGRDIFAGCSLCDMYAKCGYLESARTVFYQIERPDLVSWNAIISGFSNGGDANEAISFFSQMRHKGLVPDEISVLSILSACTSPSTLYQGRQVHSYLIKRAFDCIVIVCNALLTMYAKCSNLYDAFIVFEDIRNHTDSVSWNAIITACMQHNQAGEVFRLLKLMRSSEIKPDYITLKNVIGACANIASLEVGNQIHCFTVKSGLVLDVTITNGLIDMYTKCGSLGSAQNLFGLMENPDVVSWSSLIVGYSQFGYGEEALELFKTMKGLGIKPNEVTLVGVLTACSHIGLVEEGWQLYKTMESEHGIVPTREHCSCMVDLLARAGCLHEAEAFIEQMEFEPDILVWKTLLAACKTRGNVEIGKRAAENILKVDPSNSAALVLLCNIHASSGSWVEVARLRNLMRERDVRKVPGQSWIEVKDRTHVFFVEDSLHPERGKIYAMLEELWLQMLDDGYDPLQA, from the coding sequence ATGATGAAAAGATTCAAAGCCCCACTGCCGTTGACATTCCATTCTAGTCAGCCAAGTCTACCTTCAACTCTTTTACTAAAGTTCAAGAACCAACAGTGTAGCAATGACTACATAAGCTCCCTGTGCAGGCAAAAGCTTTACAAAGAAGCTCTTCAAGCATTTGAATTTTTGGAAGGGAACACCAATTTCCAAATATGTCCCAGCACTTATGCCGATTTGGTTTCTGCTTGCTCATTTCTAAGGTCTCTTGACCATGGTAGGAAAATCCATGATCATATTTTGGCATCCAAATGTGAGCCAGACATTATTCTTTACAATCACATTCTTAACATGTATGGAAAATGCGGGTCAGTCAAGGATGCAGGAAAGGTTTTCGATGCAATGCCCGAGAGAAATGTGGTTTCTTGGACTTCACTTATTTCTGGGCACTCACAGAATAAGCAAGAGGATAAAGCCATTGAATTGTATTTTGAAATGCTGAGATCAGGTTGCAGGCCTGACCACTTCACATTTGGAAGCATAATAAAAGCTTGCTCTGGTCTGGGCAATGCATGGTTGGGGAGACAAGTGCATGCTCATGTTCTTAAATCTGAAACTGGTTCTCACTCTATTGCACAGAATGCCCTTACTTCAATGTACACAAAGTTTGGTCTAATTGCAGATGCCTTTGATGTATTTTCTCATGTTCAAACAAAGGACTTAATTTCTTGGGGCTCAATGATTGCAGGGTTTTCCCAACTTGGTTATGACAAAGAATCTTTGGGTCATTTCAAAGAGATGCTCTGTGAGGGTGCTTACCAGccaaatgagtttatatttgGAAGTGCTTTCAGTGCGTGTAGCAGCCTTCTTCAACCAGAATATGGAAAGCAGATGCATGGGATGTGCATAAAATTTGGTTTGGGGAGAGACATTTTTGCTGGATGCTCACTTTGTGACATGTATGCAAAATGTGGGTATTTAGAATCCGCAAGAACAGTATTTTATCAGATAGAGAGGCCTGATTTAGTGTCTTGGAATGCAATTATTTCTGGATTTTCCAATGGTGGAGATGCTAATGAAGCAATATCGTTCTTTTCTCAGATGCGGCATAAGGGACTGGTCCCTGACGAAATTAGTGTTCTCTCCATACTTTCTGCTTGCACAAGCCCTTCAACGCTCTATCAGGGTAGGCAGGTTCACTCCTACCTTATCAAAAGGGCATTTGACTGTATTGTTATTGTGTGCAACGCTTTGTTAACCATGTATGCAAAGTGCTCAAATCTCTATGATGCATTTATTGTGTTTGAAGATATAAGAAACCACACTGATTCAGTTTCGTGGAATGCTATTATTACCGCATGTATGCAACACAACCAGGCTGGAGAAGTTTTCAGATTGTTGAAGTTAATGCGTAGTTCTGAAATTAAGCCTGATTATATTACTTTGAAGAATGTCATTGGAGCATGCGCAAATATAGCATCTCTAGAGGTTGGGAATCAGATTCATTGCTTTACTGTAAAAAGTGGCCTTGTGCTTGATGTTACTATCACCAATGGATTGATTGACATGTATACAAAATGTGGATCACTTGGAAGTGCCCAAAATCTGTTCGGTTTGATGGAGAATCCAGATGTTGTCTCGTGGAGTAGTTTGATTGTGGGATATTCTCAGTTTGGATATGGAGAGGAAGCTCTTGAACTTTTTAAAACAATGAAAGGATTGGGTATAAAACCAAATGAAGTTACACTGGTGGGTGTCCTTACTGCTTGTAGTCATATTGGGTTGGTAGAAGAAGGGTGGCAATTGTATAAGACAATGGAATCCGAACATGGAATTGTACCGACAAGAGAGCACTGTTCTTGTATGGTTGACTTACTTGCTCGTGCTGGATGCTTACATGAAGCAGAGGCATTCATCGAGCAAATGGAATTCGAACCAGATATTTTGGTATGGAAGACTCTACTAGCTGCCTGCAAAACCCGTGGGAATGTTGAGATTGGAAAACGAGCTGCAGAGAACATACTAAAAGTAGATCCCTCCAATTCTGCTGCTCTTGTGTTACTTTGCAACATCCATGCTTCTTCTGGAAGTTGGGTTGAAGTTGCCAGACTGAGGAACTTGATGAGAGAAAGGGATGTTAGGAAAGTTCCAGGTCAGAGCTGGATTGAGGTTAAGGATAGGAcccatgtattttttgttgaagaTAGTCTGCATCCTGAGAGGGGTAAAATATATGCAATGCTAGAAGAGTTGTGGTTGCAGATGCTGGATGATGGTTATGACCCACTTCAGGCGTAG
- the LOC117632540 gene encoding DEAD-box ATP-dependent RNA helicase 57 isoform X2, whose product MEEGTSFLFAGVSFNRKKFAVDFSRFQKKESEKTIEDLSFLEIAKPEAEQEEEEEEEPVVPVKKRKRKAEVSEPVEGISVFKTSKSAKAAKKEIEKPLNERSEQKKKLNKQLERDSLLRKDHNIHVSGNNIPSPLENFSELSSRYGCESYLLRNLAELGFKEPTPIQRQAIPVLLSGRECFACAPTGSGKTLAFVCPMLMKLKHASKDGIRAVILCPTRELADQTTRECKKMAKGNKFYIKLMTKELARNSDFSKRPCDILISTPLRLRLAIRKKKVDLSRVEYLVLDESDKLFELGLLKQIDSVVKACSNPSIIRSLFSATLPDFVEELARTIMHDAVRVIIGRKNTASKTIKQKLVFAGSEEGKLLALRQSFAESLNPPVLIFVQSKERAKELYGELLFENIRVSAIHSDLSQTQRENAVDDFRAGKTWVLIATDVIARGMDFKGVNCVINYDFPDSAAAYIHRIGRCGRAGRSGEAITFYTEADITYLRNIANVMSASGCEVPSWAMALRKQKWKKHRPGRESISTQPKDEQESTNKKKKKDEQESINKKKRRKMSKNRAIVGGRELSLVHSSKT is encoded by the exons ATGGAAGAAGGCACTTCGTTTTTGTTCGCCGGCGTCAGCTTCAACCGGAAGAAGTTCGCCGTCGATTTCTCCAGATTCCAG aagaaagagagtgaGAAAACGATAGAAGATTTGAGCTTCCTTGAAATTGCAAAACCTGAAGCAGagcaggaggaggaggaagaggaggagccAGTGGTGCCTGTTAAGAAGAGGAAGCGGAAGGCGGAAGTTTCCG AGCCTGTGGAGGGAATCAGTGTGTTTAAGACCTCAAAATCAGCTAAGGCAGCGAAGAAAGAGATAGAGAAACCTCTCAATGAACGCTCGGAGcagaaaaagaagttaaataAGCAACTTGAG CGTGATTCATTATTGAGAAAGGATCATAACATTCATGTGTCCGGGAATAACATTCCTTCGCCGCTTGAGAATTTTTCGGAATTAAGCTCAAG ATATGGATGTGAGTCATATTTACTTCGCAATTTGGCTGAACTTGGATTTAAAGAACCAACACCAATCCAAAGGCAGGCTATTCCAGTCCTCTTATCT GGCCGGGAATGCTTTGCTTGTGCTCCAACAGGATCTGGAAAAacccttgcttttgtttgcccCATGCTTATGAAACTTAAG CATGCATCTAAGGATGGCATCCGAGCTGTTATTCTTTGTCCTACACGTGAATTAGCTGATCAGACAACCAGAGAGTGCAAAAAGAtggcaaaaggaaataaattcTACATCAAGTTAATGACTAAAGAGCTTGCAAgaaattctgatttttcaaaaagaccTTGTGATATACTCATTTCTACTCCACTTCGTTTACGGTTGGCTAtccggaaaaaaaaagttgatttaAGCAG GGTTGAGTATCTGGTGTTGGATGAGTCTGATAAGTTATTTGAGCTTGGCTTGTTAAAGCAGATTGATTCTGTGGTCAAAGCATGTTCAAACCCTTCAATAATACGATCCTTGTTTAGTGCTACCTTACCTGATTTCGTTGAAGAGCTTGCACGCACTATAATGCATGATGCTGTTCGAGTTATCATTGGCAGGAA AAATACTGCTTCCAAGACTATCAAGCAAAAACTGGTTTTTGCTGGAAGTGAAGAAGGGAAACTTTTAGCACTTCGTCAAAGCTTTGCAGAG AGTCTGAATCCACCAGTGTTGATATTTGTACAAAGCAAGGAGCGAGCTAAGGAACTCTATGGAGAACTGTTGTTTGAGAACATAAGAGTTAGTGCCATACATTCTGATTTGTCGCAAACACAG CGAGAAAATGCTGTTGATGACTTCAGAGCTGGAAAAACATGGGTTTTAATTGCCACTGATGTTATTGCTCGTGGTATGGATTTCAAAGGTGTCAACTGTGTGATTAATTATGACTTTCCAGATTCTGCTGCTGCTTACATTCACAGGATTG GTCGATGTGGAAGAGCAGGGAGGAGTGGAGAAGCTATTACTTTCTACACAGAGGCAGATATTACATATTTACGGAATATAGCTAATGTGATGTCCGCATCAGGTTGTGAGGTTCCATCTTGGGCCATGGCCTTGCGCAAACAGAAGTGGAAAAAGCACCGTCCCGGAAGAGAATCAATATCGACTCAACCGAAAGATGAGCAAGAATCtaccaacaaaaagaagaagaaagatgagCAAGAATctatcaacaaaaaaaagagaagaaagatgaGCAAGAATAGAGCAATTGTCGGAGGTAGGGAGTTATCTCTAGTCCACAGTTCCAAAACATAG
- the LOC117632540 gene encoding DEAD-box ATP-dependent RNA helicase 57 isoform X1, producing the protein MEEGTSFLFAGVSFNRKKFAVDFSRFQKKKESEKTIEDLSFLEIAKPEAEQEEEEEEEPVVPVKKRKRKAEVSEPVEGISVFKTSKSAKAAKKEIEKPLNERSEQKKKLNKQLERDSLLRKDHNIHVSGNNIPSPLENFSELSSRYGCESYLLRNLAELGFKEPTPIQRQAIPVLLSGRECFACAPTGSGKTLAFVCPMLMKLKHASKDGIRAVILCPTRELADQTTRECKKMAKGNKFYIKLMTKELARNSDFSKRPCDILISTPLRLRLAIRKKKVDLSRVEYLVLDESDKLFELGLLKQIDSVVKACSNPSIIRSLFSATLPDFVEELARTIMHDAVRVIIGRKNTASKTIKQKLVFAGSEEGKLLALRQSFAESLNPPVLIFVQSKERAKELYGELLFENIRVSAIHSDLSQTQRENAVDDFRAGKTWVLIATDVIARGMDFKGVNCVINYDFPDSAAAYIHRIGRCGRAGRSGEAITFYTEADITYLRNIANVMSASGCEVPSWAMALRKQKWKKHRPGRESISTQPKDEQESTNKKKKKDEQESINKKKRRKMSKNRAIVGGRELSLVHSSKT; encoded by the exons ATGGAAGAAGGCACTTCGTTTTTGTTCGCCGGCGTCAGCTTCAACCGGAAGAAGTTCGCCGTCGATTTCTCCAGATTCCAG aagaagaaagagagtgaGAAAACGATAGAAGATTTGAGCTTCCTTGAAATTGCAAAACCTGAAGCAGagcaggaggaggaggaagaggaggagccAGTGGTGCCTGTTAAGAAGAGGAAGCGGAAGGCGGAAGTTTCCG AGCCTGTGGAGGGAATCAGTGTGTTTAAGACCTCAAAATCAGCTAAGGCAGCGAAGAAAGAGATAGAGAAACCTCTCAATGAACGCTCGGAGcagaaaaagaagttaaataAGCAACTTGAG CGTGATTCATTATTGAGAAAGGATCATAACATTCATGTGTCCGGGAATAACATTCCTTCGCCGCTTGAGAATTTTTCGGAATTAAGCTCAAG ATATGGATGTGAGTCATATTTACTTCGCAATTTGGCTGAACTTGGATTTAAAGAACCAACACCAATCCAAAGGCAGGCTATTCCAGTCCTCTTATCT GGCCGGGAATGCTTTGCTTGTGCTCCAACAGGATCTGGAAAAacccttgcttttgtttgcccCATGCTTATGAAACTTAAG CATGCATCTAAGGATGGCATCCGAGCTGTTATTCTTTGTCCTACACGTGAATTAGCTGATCAGACAACCAGAGAGTGCAAAAAGAtggcaaaaggaaataaattcTACATCAAGTTAATGACTAAAGAGCTTGCAAgaaattctgatttttcaaaaagaccTTGTGATATACTCATTTCTACTCCACTTCGTTTACGGTTGGCTAtccggaaaaaaaaagttgatttaAGCAG GGTTGAGTATCTGGTGTTGGATGAGTCTGATAAGTTATTTGAGCTTGGCTTGTTAAAGCAGATTGATTCTGTGGTCAAAGCATGTTCAAACCCTTCAATAATACGATCCTTGTTTAGTGCTACCTTACCTGATTTCGTTGAAGAGCTTGCACGCACTATAATGCATGATGCTGTTCGAGTTATCATTGGCAGGAA AAATACTGCTTCCAAGACTATCAAGCAAAAACTGGTTTTTGCTGGAAGTGAAGAAGGGAAACTTTTAGCACTTCGTCAAAGCTTTGCAGAG AGTCTGAATCCACCAGTGTTGATATTTGTACAAAGCAAGGAGCGAGCTAAGGAACTCTATGGAGAACTGTTGTTTGAGAACATAAGAGTTAGTGCCATACATTCTGATTTGTCGCAAACACAG CGAGAAAATGCTGTTGATGACTTCAGAGCTGGAAAAACATGGGTTTTAATTGCCACTGATGTTATTGCTCGTGGTATGGATTTCAAAGGTGTCAACTGTGTGATTAATTATGACTTTCCAGATTCTGCTGCTGCTTACATTCACAGGATTG GTCGATGTGGAAGAGCAGGGAGGAGTGGAGAAGCTATTACTTTCTACACAGAGGCAGATATTACATATTTACGGAATATAGCTAATGTGATGTCCGCATCAGGTTGTGAGGTTCCATCTTGGGCCATGGCCTTGCGCAAACAGAAGTGGAAAAAGCACCGTCCCGGAAGAGAATCAATATCGACTCAACCGAAAGATGAGCAAGAATCtaccaacaaaaagaagaagaaagatgagCAAGAATctatcaacaaaaaaaagagaagaaagatgaGCAAGAATAGAGCAATTGTCGGAGGTAGGGAGTTATCTCTAGTCCACAGTTCCAAAACATAG
- the LOC117632954 gene encoding importin subunit alpha-9 isoform X2, with product MADDNMAPPHRREPVKSSVANLAGQRRRQQAITIGKERRESLVRAKRLCRVGTSGDPDVPSDSEMMIDEDQSILEAQTSSAVEELKSAVAYQGKGALQKKLLEAAWCLTNIAAGKPEETKALLPALPLIVAHLGEKSSLPVAEQCAWALGNVAGEGEELRNILLSQGALPPLARMMLPDKGSTVRTAAWALSNLIKGPNPKAATELIRVDGVLDAIIRHLRKADDELATEVAWVVVYLSALSNLATSMLVKSDVLQLLVERLATSNSLQLLIPVLRSLGNLIAGDSQTTHAVIVPGHEVTGNIIEVLVKCLNSEHRVLKKEAAWVLSNIAAGSIEHKRLIYSSEAVPLLLRLLSTAPFDIRKEVAYVLGNLCVSPISPTEGDGKPNLILEHLVSLVGRGCLPGFIDLVNSADTEAARLGLQFTELVLRGMPHGEGPKLVEKENGIEAMERFQFHENEDLRNMANSLVDKYFGEDYGLDE from the exons ATGGCTGATGATAATATGGCTCCTCCTCACAGAAGGGAACCTGTCAAGTCTTCAG TTGCGAATCTTGCGGGACAGCGAAGGCGGCAGCAAGCAATTACAAtaggaaaggaaagaagagaatCTCTGGTGCGTGCGAAGCGCTTATGCAGAGTGGGGACTAGTGGTGATCCTGATGTTCCCTCCGACAGTGAAATGATGATTGATGAAGATCAATCGATCTTGGAGGCTCAAACTTCTTCAGCAGTGGAAGAGTTGAAGTCTGCAGTTGCATATCA GGGGAAAGGTGCATTGCAAAAGAAG TTGCTTGAGGCAGCTTGGTGCCTTACAAACATAGCGGCAGGGAAACCTGAGGAAACGAAAGCTTTGTTGCCTGCTTTGCCGTTGATTGTTGCTCATCTTGGAG AAAAGAGTTCATTGCCGGTTGCTGAGCAGTGTGCATGGGCGTTGGGAAACGTTGCTGGTGAAGGAGAGGAGCTGAGAAATATTTTGCTATCTCAAGGTGCCTTACCCCCTCTTGCCCGAATGATGCTTCCAGACAAGGGTTCAACCGTGAGAACAGCTGCTTGGGCACTCTCAAACCTAATCAAG GGACCCAATCCAAAGGCTGCAACGGAGCTCATTAGAGTTGATGGGGTATTGGATGCAATTATTCGGCATTTGAGAAAAGC AGATGATGAGTTAGCAACTGAAGTAGCATGGGTGGTTGTGTATCTATCAGCCCTTTCAAATCTTGCTACCAGTATGCTAGTAAAGAGTGATGTCCTTCAACTGCTTGTGGAAAGATTGGCAACATCCAATAGTTTGCAGTTGCTTATTCCG GTGCTAAGAAGTTTGGGCAATCTTATAGCTGGTGATTCACAGACAACCCATGCTGTTATTGTTCCTGGGCATGAAGTCACAG GAAACATCATAGAAGTCCTGGTGAAATGTTTGAACAGTGAGCACCGGGTCCTGAAGAAG GAAGCAGCTTGGGTGCTATCTAATATTGCGGCTGGTTCTATAGAACACAAGCGGTTGATATATTCAAGTGAGGCGGTGCCATTGCTATTACGCCTTCTTTCCACAGCACCATTTGATATAAGAAAGGAAGTAGCATATGTGCTAGGAAACCTCTGTGTTTCTCCTATTTCACCTACAGAAGGTGATGGAAAACCAAACCTGATTCTGGAGCACCTGGTTTCACTTGTTGGTAGAGGATGCCTTCCTGGTTTCATTGATTTGGTTAACTCTGCTGATACTGAAGCTGCCAGACTAGGACTGCAATTCACCGAACTG GTTTTGAGAGGGATGCCACATGGTGAGGGCCCAAAGCTTGTTGAGAAAGAGAATGGGATTGAAGCAATGGAAAGGTTTCAGTTCCACGAAAACGAAGACTTGAGAAATATGGCAAATAGTCTGGTGGATAAGTACTTTGGGGAGGACTATGGGCTTGATGAATAG
- the LOC117632954 gene encoding importin subunit alpha-9 isoform X1 has protein sequence MADDNMAPPHRREPVKSSVANLAGQRRRQQAITIGKERRESLVRAKRLCRVGTSGDPDVPSDSEMMIDEDQSILEAQTSSAVEELKSAVAYQGKGALQKKVSALRELRRLLSRSEFPPVEVALKAGAIPLLVQCLSFGSPDEQLLEAAWCLTNIAAGKPEETKALLPALPLIVAHLGEKSSLPVAEQCAWALGNVAGEGEELRNILLSQGALPPLARMMLPDKGSTVRTAAWALSNLIKGPNPKAATELIRVDGVLDAIIRHLRKADDELATEVAWVVVYLSALSNLATSMLVKSDVLQLLVERLATSNSLQLLIPVLRSLGNLIAGDSQTTHAVIVPGHEVTGNIIEVLVKCLNSEHRVLKKEAAWVLSNIAAGSIEHKRLIYSSEAVPLLLRLLSTAPFDIRKEVAYVLGNLCVSPISPTEGDGKPNLILEHLVSLVGRGCLPGFIDLVNSADTEAARLGLQFTELVLRGMPHGEGPKLVEKENGIEAMERFQFHENEDLRNMANSLVDKYFGEDYGLDE, from the exons ATGGCTGATGATAATATGGCTCCTCCTCACAGAAGGGAACCTGTCAAGTCTTCAG TTGCGAATCTTGCGGGACAGCGAAGGCGGCAGCAAGCAATTACAAtaggaaaggaaagaagagaatCTCTGGTGCGTGCGAAGCGCTTATGCAGAGTGGGGACTAGTGGTGATCCTGATGTTCCCTCCGACAGTGAAATGATGATTGATGAAGATCAATCGATCTTGGAGGCTCAAACTTCTTCAGCAGTGGAAGAGTTGAAGTCTGCAGTTGCATATCA GGGGAAAGGTGCATTGCAAAAGAAGGTGAGTGCCCTTCGTGAGCTCAGACGCTTACTGTCAAGATCAGAATTCCCTCCTGTTGAAGTTGCTCTTAAAGCTGGAGCAATACCTTTACTAGTGCAATGTCTTTCATTTGGCTCTCCAGATGAACAG TTGCTTGAGGCAGCTTGGTGCCTTACAAACATAGCGGCAGGGAAACCTGAGGAAACGAAAGCTTTGTTGCCTGCTTTGCCGTTGATTGTTGCTCATCTTGGAG AAAAGAGTTCATTGCCGGTTGCTGAGCAGTGTGCATGGGCGTTGGGAAACGTTGCTGGTGAAGGAGAGGAGCTGAGAAATATTTTGCTATCTCAAGGTGCCTTACCCCCTCTTGCCCGAATGATGCTTCCAGACAAGGGTTCAACCGTGAGAACAGCTGCTTGGGCACTCTCAAACCTAATCAAG GGACCCAATCCAAAGGCTGCAACGGAGCTCATTAGAGTTGATGGGGTATTGGATGCAATTATTCGGCATTTGAGAAAAGC AGATGATGAGTTAGCAACTGAAGTAGCATGGGTGGTTGTGTATCTATCAGCCCTTTCAAATCTTGCTACCAGTATGCTAGTAAAGAGTGATGTCCTTCAACTGCTTGTGGAAAGATTGGCAACATCCAATAGTTTGCAGTTGCTTATTCCG GTGCTAAGAAGTTTGGGCAATCTTATAGCTGGTGATTCACAGACAACCCATGCTGTTATTGTTCCTGGGCATGAAGTCACAG GAAACATCATAGAAGTCCTGGTGAAATGTTTGAACAGTGAGCACCGGGTCCTGAAGAAG GAAGCAGCTTGGGTGCTATCTAATATTGCGGCTGGTTCTATAGAACACAAGCGGTTGATATATTCAAGTGAGGCGGTGCCATTGCTATTACGCCTTCTTTCCACAGCACCATTTGATATAAGAAAGGAAGTAGCATATGTGCTAGGAAACCTCTGTGTTTCTCCTATTTCACCTACAGAAGGTGATGGAAAACCAAACCTGATTCTGGAGCACCTGGTTTCACTTGTTGGTAGAGGATGCCTTCCTGGTTTCATTGATTTGGTTAACTCTGCTGATACTGAAGCTGCCAGACTAGGACTGCAATTCACCGAACTG GTTTTGAGAGGGATGCCACATGGTGAGGGCCCAAAGCTTGTTGAGAAAGAGAATGGGATTGAAGCAATGGAAAGGTTTCAGTTCCACGAAAACGAAGACTTGAGAAATATGGCAAATAGTCTGGTGGATAAGTACTTTGGGGAGGACTATGGGCTTGATGAATAG
- the LOC117633258 gene encoding lipid phosphate phosphatase gamma, translating to MALPSHKAVTLTHVRYQRGDKLGYFLAWISLVPVFISLGGFVSHFIFRRELQGMFFALGLIISQFVNEFIKTSVQQARPETCALLEMCDSHGWPSSHSQYMFFFAIYFTLMTYKGIGLWHTKNKFTVIFLPWALALLTMYSRVYLGYHTVAQVLAGSALGVFLGALWFWFVNSVLYSYFPVIEESWFGRAFYIKDTSHIPNVLKFEYDNARDARNKLAAKSN from the coding sequence ATGGCTTTGCCATCACACAAAGCTGTGACATTGACCCACGTGAGGTACCAGAGGGGTGACAAACTGGGTTACTTCCTGGCATGGATTTCTCTGGTCCCAGTCTTCATAAGCCTCGGTGGGTTCGTCTCTCACTTCATCTTCCGCCGCGAGCTCCAAGGCATGTTCTTCGCTCTGGGCCTCATAATTTCTCAGTTCGTCAACGAGTTCATCAAGACATCGGTCCAGCAAGCTCGGCCCGAGACCTGCGCTCTGCTTGAGATGTGTGATTCGCATGGATGGCCTTCGAGCCACTCTCAGTACATGTTCTTCTTTGCTATCTACTTCACCCTCATGACGTATAAAGGGATTGGGCTCTGGCACACGAAGAACAAGTTTACTGTGATTTTTCTGCCTTGGGCTTTGGCTTTGCTCACTATGTATTCGCGGGTGTATTTGGGTTACCACACTGTGGCTCAGGTGCTTGCTGGTTCTGCTTTGGGAGTTTTTCTTGGGGCTCTGTGGTTTTGGTTTGTGAATTCTGTGCTTTACTCTTACTTTCCGGTTATCGAAGAGAGCTGGTTTGGGAGAGCGTTTTACATCAAGGATACTTCTCATATACCCAATGTGTTGAAGTTCGAGTATGACAATGCCAGGGATGCTAGGAACAAACTGGCTGCCAAGAGTAACTGA